The segment GATAGGGGTGTAGCTCTTTATACAGAGCTAAATCATGTAGGCTATCCCACAACTCTAGGAATTCGTATCGAGTATGAGGTGGGTGGTGGACTCACTTGTAAGATAGTTATAAAGAATGTTGGAGAACAAGATGCGCCTCTGGTAATAGGTGCCCATCCGTACTTCATTGTTACGGAAGACTGGAAAATAATTCCAAATAAAGCTAAGAAATGTTTGACTCGAGGTAAGATACCAACGGGGGAGATGGTTAACACCGAAATCATAAATACAGATTACGATGACTGCTTCTTTCTTCCAGGAGAAATCTTGTTATCATCACAATATTCTAAGATAGCAATATCAAAGCCTGGTATGGATTTTGTTCAAATTTATACCGGAGTACCTGGAGCCCTGGCCATAGAGCCAATGAGCGGAGCTCCCGACGCTTTTAATAACGGGATCGGACTGATCAAACTCCTACCAAGCCAAACGAAGGAGTTCAGTTTCCAGGTTAAGGTATTACAGATCTAAAGAACTGGAAGGGTATGATGAATCTATTGATCATCTCTTCTATAACGTTTCTAAGATCCCCTATTTATAACTCACCTTGTTTGTCATTTAGATGAATTGCTTTACTAGCCTTAGTTTCAACACTTCCCTCATCGTAGTACGGCTACGAACATTCAAATGTGGAACAGATTATCTCTTCCATCTCCTTTATTATACTTTTTAATAAATAGTACTGAACAATTAACTTATCTATTCCGGCTCTCGTAATGGAAAATATGGGTTCGTCTCCTATAACGGCTTTCATCTCTATTAACTCGGATTTCAAAAGCCGGTTTGTCTCTCTCTTAACTTTTTCCTTTGACAATCCCAGATACTCAGCTATTTCAGATAAGCTCAGTTCTCCTTCTAATAACAACGTTAGGATCTTGACTTGCGAAAGGTTCATCAATAACATTTATCTTAATCGCTAAAAAGGGCTGTTATGCTAGGTTCTATAATGCCAAGTTTTTAATTAGAGGAGTCTCTAGGTCAGAGAGAAGAAAGGTTAATGGAGTATTCCTCAAGCCTACCTTATTGCGTCTAACTACGTGTGAACTAATACAGAAAACTCCACAGATGAACGTTCATCTGACTGCGATGGAAAATTGAGTTGTAATGAACGTGGATTTCATCGTGGGATTTAATAACGCTATAAAAATCTAAGTTTCCACGTGGAGATCTCAAGAGATAAAACGTGAATAGAAGAACTCAGACGTTAAACTACGTGAAAAGTTATTAAGTAAAAATAATTTAGCTTATTAAAAACTAAAAGAAATATCTACTTTCTTCTAATGAGGACTAGAATGACGATAACGGCTACGATCAATATAATAATGCCGTATATTACTAAATCGGAATTTAATGGCGTTCCTTGTTGTGAGTTATTAGAGGAAACCGATTGTGGGCCGGTTGAGTTAGTGGAGCTAGTTGGTGTAACTCCGTAAACTATATAATATACGTTTGATGGATCGTCATATATAAATATCTTATTTTGAATAATGAAATAATTTGTGGAATTGAGCGGTTCAATTGTACCGTTAACTTGCTTATAGACGACAAAGGATTGATTATACAAAGGAGAGACGTTAAAAACTACGTTCTGGCTACCGTTTATTAACACCTTTTGAGCAACATGAGCTCTATTGTCTATCGTTACGTTAGTTATTGTAATTGCCTCAGGTTCAGCTAAACTGACGTTGTATATGTTGCCGTCTTTTGTTATTAGGACAAATCTATACGTTCCGTTGATTGAAACTTCCACCAAGTATGCTTTATTATGATAGTTATGTTCGTTCGCAAAGACAACATGGCTAACATTAACGAACGCTGTAGACTCAATGGAATCGTTATCGGTAATAGTTATTATTACAGGTAGATCTTTTACCTTTATGTTTGCCTTTATAGAAGAACTTGGTATAGAGGTCTTCCCTAAAACCCACTTTATTTCTCCAGCCATAAGGTTCGAAGAAGAGTTATTGAATAAGAACTCCCTAGATCCAGATTTTGATATGAACGTGACGTGGATATAACCTATAGAAGTCCCATTCACTCCAAAGAACTCTATTGTGGTAAACTGGTAGTTTGAGTTTCCTTCAACGCTAAATCTATCAAATCCTAGACTCATCATTTCTAAACCCTCTCCCTTCCAAACTAAGGCAGGCACAAGAGAACCGTTCAAGTAGGCTAACGTTGTATTGTAATTAGCTGAAGAGGTTATCATGTTGTTACTTATTGCGAACTCCTCATGCTCAGGAACGTATCTTCTGGGAAAGTTTTGCTGGACTTCAATTTTCTCGCTAGAATGCGAAATCAGCGAGGGGTAGATCTTAACGAGCTTCAAGCTATCTGAGAATGTCTGCTCTCCAACCTTTAAGGGGAAGGTAACGTTGGTCAGAGACGATCCGTTGATAAATACTAAGGTGATTGATCCGGTGCCGTTAACGTAGACGTTAGTTTTGATAGTCTGATTGTTCATGAGAAGGCCGGCCCACGCAAGCTCCTCAATGCTAGAGGAATTAACAACTAGTCTAATTAGTTGAGGTATTTGTGAAACAACAGTGAGTGAACCGTTCTGATTTAGATCGAGCTTAATTGTTCCGTTATATGTTAATAACTCGTTTGAGGGAACAACTTGATATAAATAAATATCCGAAGCGACGTCAGTGGCATGCCCTAAATAACTTGAGGTGTAAGTGGAGTTGCTAATGTAATAATAGACGGAAGCGTCGACTAAGTCATTGTGGAACCTGTGAAGTTGATTGCTATAAAATACGCTAACATATCTCTCGTAAGAGATGGTTAACTGGCTTTGTGCTGAGAAAGCTGAGGATAAAGGTATGAAACATGACAAAAAAGCCAACGCGATTATGATCAAAGCTGCCCTTTTATATGAAGGAATGTTATTCCCTTTCATTTGGGCTCAAGATCGTCTTAATCTATTTAAAGATTACCCTTCTCTTTAGATGTAAAAGCACTACTTCTGAATCCCGGGTTTAGTTAGTTTATTGAGGTCTAAGATTTGATCTATAGAACTATCGTTAAACCCTAGTTCCTTCAACGCTTCTCTTATTGACATCCCTTTAGCAAGCATCTTTCCTATTTTTGAGGCCTTATCATATCCTACTATAGGGGATATGGCTGTTATAAGTGCTGGACTGCTCTCTGCGTATATCCTCATCCTCTCCTCGTTCGGTACAACTCCTTTAACTACTAATCTAGCGAACTTACTTAGTCCCTCAGAGAGCAAATCACAT is part of the Metallosphaera cuprina Ar-4 genome and harbors:
- a CDS encoding aldose 1-epimerase, which encodes MIVEIKSGEEEASIVSEGAYLNSYKFKGKHVVLQGKERKTRGGMALLIPFANRVNKGEYVWNGKLYRLPLNREGNSIHGLILDRDFSVESSHDRGVALYTELNHVGYPTTLGIRIEYEVGGGLTCKIVIKNVGEQDAPLVIGAHPYFIVTEDWKIIPNKAKKCLTRGKIPTGEMVNTEIINTDYDDCFFLPGEILLSSQYSKIAISKPGMDFVQIYTGVPGALAIEPMSGAPDAFNNGIGLIKLLPSQTKEFSFQVKVLQI
- a CDS encoding ArsR family transcriptional regulator, encoding MNLSQVKILTLLLEGELSLSEIAEYLGLSKEKVKRETNRLLKSELIEMKAVIGDEPIFSITRAGIDKLIVQYYLLKSIIKEMEEIICSTFECS